Below is a genomic region from Polypterus senegalus isolate Bchr_013 chromosome 13, ASM1683550v1, whole genome shotgun sequence.
TTGTGTGAGCGAGCGCGCGGACCCTTCAGCACGTTGTGCCGCCTGCACACGTGTCCCCATTGCGGGGATTTGTGACGTTCACGTTTTCAGTGCTCGTTGGTCGAGGCGTCCAAAGTTCCATTTCCAGAGGCCAGCGCTTGGCCGATGGCGCTGTTCCTCCTCTTGGCTGACAGAATCGCTGGATTTCTGTGGCTGAGCTCGGCAGCAGCaggtgtggacgctggcccggacacacacagacggacatcagaTTTCACCCATTAATAATTAATTCTATTTCCAAAGTTcagtcacgtgcaccacaaaccccagtgcctccagcaccgatcccccccAATGTCCACGCCACACAGTTCcgctgcctttctcctggccgcctcccgtcctccctctctcagctccgtcctctcccacccgacttctgccgatgactggagggtggcggccccttaaatgggaacccggatgggctccagctgcttcccagcattcctctgtagccacgccccagtgtggcggaagtgccagctgcgcacccggaagccgtcctggtgtcccctgtcatcttccccccagcatttcctggtgtggcggaagtgctgggctcccgggatattcaggcactggggcgccgcctggcgttggccacgggtccctacagggctgggcttgcaagcccttcacccgaggcccccaacataaccaggacggacgccccctcgcggtctggaggaggcacaagcacaCATGGACCACACAGGGTAACGCGTTAAAAGCCGATGGGTGTTTTAAATGCGGCGTTCACTGAAGCCCAAATCCCGTATCGCGGCGACTCCGGGTGTACGGCGAGAGGCCCACGTAGCGGTATGGTGGTCCTGTGCAGGGGCATAGCCAATCGGAAAAGAGAACAAAAACCGACCAATGACGCGTCGGCTTGGCTTTTGGAAACGTGTTGAGTCAGAACGTCGCCACAGGCTTGTTTTGGGGTTCGCGGTGGCCGAGGGTGACATCTGTGCAGTTTAATGAGGGCAGAGCGTCTTGCCAAAGGAGACCTTCAGAAGTGAAGTTGGCACACATGCCGATTTATTGAGAAAGCGGGCCTGGCTTTATGGGTAGGGGTCCTCGCTTTAGTCCGGTTACGCGTGTAAATGTGCGTTTGTTTCGCCGTATTGCGTCACGTCTGTGTCTCCTGTTACTCCACTTAAGGACGATTCAGAGTGGGCTGTTTATTGTTGTTCGTATTATTTAATGGTTACAATCGTGAAGCTGATATTCTTATTGTGGTTCTTTTGGTTTTTCTCACAAAACGATCAACACCCTTTGTTGTTCCAAGTAGTCCAATTACTTTCATGATCCGAGCCCCCCAACCACCCTGTCACACATCGAAGGCCAGGCTCCTCagacatgggggtctgctgttGAACTTCTCAGCTCCAGCAGTCCAGGGTATCAATGGTGGGCTATCATTATTCTTGTCACCTGTCATGTTTGACCTCCCCTTGTCATAAACATGCTTCTGGGGGTTCAAGTCCCCGTCCTCGGGTGTCACTAATTCAGCACTGCAGATCTGAGTGAAGGGCCAGCCTGGTTCCATGTGCCAGCTAGCCACTGAAGCCCCTGGTAGACCCTCGAAGTGCCCCTGCTGGGTGACAGATGGACGGACGTCGGGATTCAGGTTTCCTTTGTTCTCTTTTGTTTCAGACCACCTCGGAACCTGGACTCGAGGACCTTCATCACAATTGGAGACCGAGTAAGTGCTGCGCCCGTCGCTCTCCACCAGGGTTTGTGCACGCGGGAACACAAGGTGGGCTTGGGCATGGGTGTTGTGTCAAATATGGTTAATTTGTCCAGACCAGCATGGCTTGGGGGGCACCCATGTGCCAGGACTGCCTTCGGGCCCTTTATAGCATCTCCCCTTGCTACAGCACACTGGGTGGTGCCACATCTTCTGGGCGAGCATTTCACCCTGGTGGTGCCCGCCTGTTCCTCCTCTCTGGTCTTCTCCTCAAAGTGACTGGTGGTCCCTGGAAGTGCAGACATGGGCTCgagtttgttttcacattttttcctttgcGCAGTTCTAAGTGGGTTCAGCCCATTCGAGGTCCTGTAGGCTGGCAGTCGTGCCCACCCGCCTGCCTTTGCTAAACTTCAACCTCCACTCTCGATGACAGTAACACCTGGATGGCCCCCCAGCCCGTCGGAGGTCAATAGTGGGCCTCATGTCTGGCACTGCCAACTTTAGGCCTGCAGAGGTTGGAGACAAGACGGGGTCGAGGCCCACCCAAAGTGTCTGCAGCATTGAGGGTACCCAAGAGTGCAGTGGCGACCCTAATCCTTAAATATAAAGAAGGGTGGCAAGACCACAATGGCAACCTGAGCAGCCATGGAAGAAGGGCCGAGGTGACGGATACCTAGGGTCACTGCCAAGAGCCAGAAGGACCTCCACCATGGCAGCTCTCCACTGATGTGGACCCCTCAACACGTGGAAGCCAACCTGGAGTTTACAGAAGGACACCCGAAGGACCCGCAGATTCTCTGGTCTAACGAAACCAAAATGGAACTCTTTGGCTTCGGTGCTACgcgtcatgtctggaggaaacccgAGCCAAGTTATCATTCCTGCGGTGACACCAGCATGATACTGGGAGTTGGGACGAGGACAAGGACACCAGACAGGGTGAGAGGAAAGCTGACGGGAGCCAAGTGCGTCTCCATTCATGTGCTTAGAAAGGAGGTCGACATAATCGAGAAACATCAGTCTGGGACAAGTGTGACGGGACAAGGGGACCCAAGTCATCATCGCAGGTGACGGCTCAAAACCAAACTTAAACGAGTTACGATGGCCACCTTTACAAAACCCAACTGCTTAGAGAGAAAGTCCCCAAACGCGAGGGGGGGAGTCGGagtttcaaatggaggtgggtgggcagctcattccaacAGCCAGGGGCTGATACCCTGCAGGGGTGGCATCACTAGACTCCATTTATCTGCAGATCTGAGTGGTCAAGGCGGTGCAGAGGACTTCCATGAGGGTGGTCTCTCCGTCATCCCCTGACCACTCTGTGGGCAAACCATTTGAGGACATGAACTTGATGTGCAACTCAGGAAGCCATCATGGTGACCTGAAGAGAGGCGTGCCCACCGCGTGCCCGCCTCGGCTGCTTGATCTTCACAGGTTCTGCTGCATTTTGAGTCCTCTGCAGTGTCTCGGTGGCACGCCAGGGAGTTGCAGTGGATGTCCGGCCGTGAGAGGGTCTGATCATGTGGATGTCTGCAGGGTCCTTGAAGGCCAGCCCAAGGCTGTGTACCAACTTGGCACGTGTGAGTGGTAAAGAAGCAAGTGGGATAACGAGAAGTTCCGTCTCTGCCAGGTTGAGCAGGTGGTGGTCCTCCTTGCTCCAGTTGATGCCATGTGGTCATCTGGAGCGAGTGACAGGTGTGACAAGACCAACCATGGGGCACAGTAAGGAGGTGTATCGGCAGACTGATCCTTGGGTCACCCTGGGCACATCTCCACACCAGGACACAAAGTATGGATTAAGAGGCCATGCCAAGGGCAGAGGGGGGGACAGGTGACATTAGCCCATTAGATACCCTTAATGACAGCCTGCTGCGAgctctctggacctcagactgggctcaCCTTACAACAGGACAAAGGGGGGACGCCTCTGTGAATTTCCTTCAGTGGTCCGACCTTGAATGTTGCTGTAGGGACCTGACAACAGCCGACcaccgatggtctccatccagcctgaccGAGCAGGAGAGGAGCTGCACAGAAGAATGGAAGACGACCCTCAATACCCATGGGTGTGAAGACCACCGAAGGCTGAACCTGCAGTGCGGTTGTGTCTCGGGGGACTCGTGTCAGTGGGAGAGACAAAGTTTACCTTTTGAAATCTTACCGAAGCGGCCGAGCGCCTGTTTCTGCTTTGACGTACTGGAGTGTtaagtgaggaggaggaggaggaagaatgtGAGGGCTCTGCAGGCTTTGTCAAGGCGCGCTAGAAAGCCACAGATTTGCCCACCCGTTCCCCAGCGTGTGCCCATGTCGTGTGTTAACAACCCATTTAGAAAGTGAAACGGCCAGCCGCTCGAGTAGCCGGGGGGCCTCGCGACGAGCTCGGCTAATTATAGGCTGTCGATGTACCTGAGCAGAGCTGCCGccggccccgatgacatcacctGGACACCTGTCACGCGCCTGTCCCCTGTGTCAACAGTGACATCAGCCCAGCTCTGTGCGGCTGCCTTGTTTTTATCTGGTGATGTCAGGTGGTGGGGGGGGGGGCGCGGGTGGTCTTTTGATCAGCGTGCTTTGATTTcttctttgaatttttactttttctcgGTGGTTTGGCTGCGTTGTCCTCGAATGCCAACTTCCTGCTTCTTTATCTTTCGGAGTGCGTGAAATGTGCTGGCAGAATGTGCCGAGCTATGCGCCAATCCCCACCAAACCCCGCGGGACGAGGCGCACGGGCTCATGTTGCATGTTATTTATGTCCCCTCCGTCATCCTGACGTCTGCCAGTTGTTTGCTGCGCCTCGGGGTTACTTGAGGTCAAGTGACGTACGGTGTGAGAGGCAGAGGGCTTCACAGGGTTTGGGTCCCGTTCTGGGTACCCTCGAGCCGACCTCCTCACACTTTTAAACGGATTTAGCCCCCCATATCCTCCCACCAAACCCACCTTTGTTTTTAAAGGCTTCATGCCCAGCTGCTGTAGTGCATCTGAATGGAGGACGCTACTTACAGCAGACTGCGGGGGGTGGCACTGTCACGCTGGCCTCAACCTATAAGGTCCTGCAGATGGCCACCAGAGTCCACACTGAAAGGGGTCTCCTCGAGGCAGAGGAGGATTAGGACATGTGCTTCATAGCGGACCCCGGCTGCTTCACTGTCCCAAATCAAATCTCGGGTCCCACCCTACTTTCAGCCGTGTGGTGGTCTTCCACGGCTGCCCTCCTGACTTTAGGCTCCTCAAGCTGAGGGGCTTCTGTGGTCATGGTCAATTGAATGGCAGTCCTCCCTGACCTGGGGTGGCCTGAGTGCGTCTCCTTTCAGGTCCTGGTGGTGCCCGGCTGCAGCCCGCTGTTACTTCTGCAGAGCCTGGTGGACTTGGGGTTCGTGACAACGCTTGACTCCCTCAGGCCACCTCCACCATCCTGTCTCCATCTCCTTGGTGGCCTCCCGCCTGGCCGCTGGCATCCTTGACGCTGCTCGCCTGTGGCAGTTCAGAATTGGAGATCTGGTGACTTAACGAATAATCCGAGGTGCCCACGTGGTCTGTCGGCTCCTCAAACGGACCCACATAGTAGTAACGGAGAGGCTGTGCGTCTCAAATATGTGACGGCCAATTTAATACCCAGATGAGACCCCCCCACCCCCTTTGCTCTGGCAGACTGGGATGGTGGTCCTGTCTTTGTGTCCAGTCTTGTGGAAGCTGATTTTGAGGTGTTTATAAGTCCTGATTGACTGTGCTGCCCCTTACGTGTGGTGGGCACAGCGTGTGTTGACAGAAAATGGAGGGGGTCCTTGCGAATGTCCCCCATGTACTCTCGGCCATCTCTAAACTAGCATGTGAACGGGCGGGGAGAGCCCTGCATATCGACGCAGAGAGGCCCCCATCTGTGAAGTGATCCAGGGGGTCCATACCACGAGGTGGCCCCTCTAATGTCCAGTTCGCTGACCAATGCTGCCTGGTGGCTCTTAATGTTCCTTCAGTTAACAAACCACCAGGGGGAGAAGGAGGAGAGCCCCCACTGTTTGGGCAGGAGCGTCTGTGAATTTGACTGAAGTGCTAGTGGACCAAGACCACCTGCAGTAGGCAAGCTGAGGGCACAGGGTGGGGGACATGGAGAGCGATGGACAGGGCATCTGGGTGGCGGGCAGTGAAAGTAGCGTGCTGACTGTGGTGGCTGCCCTAAGGGGGTGAGTGTGGTTTTCATCTGAGCGGGGTCTTCGCTGATATCCTTTCTGGTGGGCTCTGCCACTCTTTATTAAGAGTTTGTTTGATTTCCTTCTAGAACTTTGAAGTCCAAGCTGATGACCTGGTGTCTCTCTCAGAGCTCGGGCGAGGCGCCTATGGCGTGGTGGAGCGCGTGCGACATGCCCAGagtggcacaataatggctgtgAAGGTAAGTCCTATTGTTTATTGATGACGGCAGAGCACAGCgtgttctcacacacacacacacactgtgaggTCACCATGTGGTAGTCTGTGTCATTGCCACACATTTTTAGAAGTACAACATGGGCACAGAGGCATATCCTGCTGGTGGACTTTGATGTGGCGTCATGTAATTGAGGGGGACTTGGCATGGACCTGGTGACGCATGCCATGTCGCTGACTTTAGGTGGGCACCCTATGTGAACGTCGGCACACACTTAACAAGGATGTGAGCAGCTGTCACAGGCCTGGTTCTGTCAGCAGAAGGGGACTAAAGCACGATGAGCGGTACACTGTTaggcgatatatatatatacgtgtgggGTGCAGAGCACGGGGGGTCCTACTGCTCTGGAGTacggtgtgcagttttggtcttccaTGTTCCAACAAGAGACACCGCAGCGCCAGAGGAAGGCCAGGCGACATCTGAGCTGTGAGGAAGGACTGAGGCTCGGGGAAAATGGCGTTAACCCGGGGCACAGCTGGTAACTGATACATTTGGCACCAGTGTTAGAAAGGtattcttcacacaaagaaccacaggaACTTGGAATGTGGTTGGCAGGAGGACTTTGGGGTCCTTCAAAAGTTGACTTGATGTTTGTTATACTGCAGGAATTAGCAGAGCAGGGTTGGTGAGCTTACTGTGGGCCGAAAGGCCTGCTTTTCTCAAAACTGTTCTGATATGGACACCATGGGCAGCCTGCTGTGCCCCCTGTACCAGTAGCAGATAATATGGTGACACACCCAGACGTGACCTTGGGCAGTTGCACACCAAACCCTTGACACAGATCCTGTCTGGCAGCTGGTGGGCATTTTCCAGAGCCTAACATGCTGGTATGACGGACTTCATCTTGATAGTGGTTTGTTTGCTGGGTCAGCAGGGCACCTGGCATGGCACAGGTGATTAATGTGGAATGTTTGACTTCTTTCTCTCCCCCGCCCCTAGAGGATCCGGGCCACGGTGAATACCCAGGAGCAGAAGAGGCTGCTGATGGACCTGGACATCTCTATGAGGACCGTGGACTGTCCCTACACCGTCACGTTTTATGGGGCGCTCTTCAGAGAGGTAGTGCTTGTCTtccttctcctctctctctctctctctctctctctctctctctctctctctctcaatgaaGAAGTCGCTTGACCCTTACCTCAACATCTACTGGGTCAGTCTGGCTCAAAATCAGCGCCCATTATGGTGCCAGGCTTCCTTGGCTTGTTTTGGAGTTTTCATGTCTGCAGTCATCACACACAAGTGGTCAGTCGCCGTCCACGGATGccttcaaattttaaaagtccAAAGACGGTATGCCAAGAATGTCACTCGGCAAACCGTGGGACAAATTGGGACGGTGACGAGGCATGCTTGTCATTGATGTGTCTGCTGAATTGCAGTTTCTGTAGGCTTCAAAGCTGTCCAGCCTCTGGTCTGTACCCGTGATCAACTGGCACCATTTTAGAGTTGGTTGTTACCTGTCGCCTGATGCTGCTCGATTAGGCCGAGTGGCCACAATGACCCCAGTTGGATGAAGCAGGTTCCACAAATGGCTGTCGTACATTATTCATGCCAACCTCCTTTTCCTAAAAGGTGGCTCTCAAGAACccagtgacattttaaaaatacatggcGGGGCGCAGGGTTACAGTTCAGTGGGCTGATGGCATTGATGACTTTATGttggataaaataaaagaggGATCGAATGAATGAGTACGTCCATATTCAAGTGCGGTGACGGAACTTGGACAGTTGACACTTCACTGGGAGACACTCACTCACTTAAACGAATCTCCAAGGGACCCAGGATGCCACTTTCAATGGGCATTTACTAAAAAGTGACCCTAATTAAACCCACGACTACTGTTGGGTCGAATTGGCCCGGCGTGAGCAGGCAGTCCCTCCAGGGTGGGTCCCCTTCAGCCTCATGTGACCCTGAACTAGATGGGTGATTGGGAGGACATTTTAAATGTCCAGTCCATTGCAATGATAGTAATAATTGTAATAGTATTAATAATAGTATTAGTAATTGTAATAGTACTTgtaatagtattaataataaaaaaagtaataattgtaataatagtactagtaatagtattaataataataatagtaataataataattgtaataatagtattagtaatattagtaataattgtaatagtattaataatagtaataattgtaataataaagaGTACTaataagtttttatttacatattgatGATTTCGGTCGTCCTCTCACTCCTGTGTCCTTGCTGCCCCAACATCTACAAACGCCCAAAGTGCAGCTCCGTGTCACCCGTCTGGTAAAGTCCCATGCAATCAGACCCAAGCGCCCCTCATTCTCCAGTGTCTCACCAGCTCCTTGGCAGTGCCCACTCTGGGTGTCCAGCTCCTGTGCCCCTCTTCCATTTAGCTTCTGCTTTCAGCAGCTGTTGTCAAGGTAACGCCAGTGACGATGGCTGGAGCCCTGAACACCACATGGTAGGGGTCCTTAATCTATAGCTGCCTTCTCCACTGCCTGCACGTGTCACAAAGGTAAATGCCGAGACGACCGACATCCAGACCCTCGGGTCATCGGACTGTGACACCATGTGACATTGTGACACTTTTTCATTGTGCTAACATTCTTTATGCTTCATTGTAGTTGCCGGTTTATGGCGCTTTTCCCTTTCACCTCAGACTCTGTAATAACTCTGTGGCTGTTGACATGGAAAGTCCTGAAAATGTCCGGACCCGCTTGACGTTAAGCCTTTGCATTCTGTCTCTGACAGGGGGACGTGTGGATCTGCATGGAGCTGATGGACACGTCGCTTGacaaattctacaaaaaagtgATCGAAAAGGGGAAGATCATCCCAGAAGACATTTTAGGAAAAATGGCCGTCTCGGTAAGTCCGGATTTGCTGTTCTGGCGAGGTGGCGGGCAGACAGGTTAGAAGCTTCAGGATGCCCCACCGGTGTGTTTCACTTGCCATTTTGGCAGTCAGCCTGAGGTATGATTAGGAGAGTGTAACCCCGCAGGCTGTTGGGCGAGATGTTAAACCTGCATAGGTGTGGTCGAAAGTGCCGAGTCTTGAAGTTTAATTCTAAGCGCCGTGTGACAAGTCAGGCGGTTTGTGAAGAGCGTCCCTCTCgccttttgttttgttgcagaTTGTCAAGGCCTTGGAGCATCTGCACAGCAAGCTGTCGGTGATCCATCGGGGTAAGTGCTGCCGCCTGCTGGCTGTGACGTGTAAGTGCAGGTCAGCAGGTCGGCTCGTCTGCCCTATCTGGGTCATGAGCTCCACGGAGTATGGAGTATTGTGGGCCAAATAAACATACActactttttattaatttgtgtaTATATAGCAGTAAaccaataataacataaaatgagtACAAACAGTTAATACGTACATTTTGTGTAGCTTACTGCTCTATGGATTTCCTTACTTTTAATTCATCACTGACGCCACAAACCGTCACTCTTCAGAGCTGAGTGGGCGGGCTCTAGCGAGTGCTGTGTTTTAATTGGCCTCCGATGCCACATTCACAGCAGACCCTCCTAATGGCGGCTTTGGTTGagtttttaacacaattacagCTGCTGCCTCGCACAGGAATTCTGGGCCTTGCCGTTGTGCGGAGCCCCAGCTTGGAGTCCAGAAAAGGTGGACGACTCGCCAATCAAAACGCGGCACTCGCCAGAGCCCGCCCCCACAGCTTTGACGCCTGAAAAAGTGCCAGTTTTACATGATGCCAGCCGTGTGTCACGTTGTGTTTGGAGGAATTTGACAAACAAGCAGCCTGtgacccatttatttatttatttacactcgcatctcaaagtgcttttatttattgatttaattttatctGACGTATTCCCCCATAATGCACCAAGCTGTCCTGTTGGCCTGGATATGTGACATTGGGGTACATGTAAACCATTTACTTCATTGTTCTCCATCATGAACACCTTTTTGTGCACTTGGCCGCGCAGGCATGTTGGCACTACTAATGCCCACCCTACTGGCACGGAGATGCCATGAGCCAGACCCTTATCGCATCATAAAACCCTGTGCTTTATTCATCCCCCTGCGAGGGTCTCGGCTCTCCCTGCCAGTTCTGCGGAGTGTAGGCCCCCCATCTGAATAGTCCAGTTAGAAGATGGGCTGCCCACGTGTTCCTCCATAACTGCCATTCTTGATTTGCTTCCTCCATTACAGATGTAAAGCCATCGAATGTTCTCATCAACAATGAAGGACACGTGAagatgtgtgattttgggattaGCGGGTACTTGGTGGACTCCGTGGCGAAAACGATGGACGCTGGCTGCAAACCCTACATGGCGGTGAGCAATTCTCGTCTCTTAAGGGGGGGGAACTCCCCCCACACAGGAGGCTCCTAAATCGTCAGCTGACATTTAAAGCCATCTCCAGTGTCCATGCTGACGTCCACTTTAGTTTACTTTGGTCCTTGTGCCTGGCAGCCAGTCCTGTTAGCGCCCTCCTGTCTTTGGTTCCTTAAAGGGCAGGCAGAAGCATTTGCTACCCAAATTAAAGTGAATTACACAGGGTGGTCTGCACTGCAATCCGCAGAACTGAGTGTGACAAGATACTCGGGCTCACCAGGATTAGCCACCACTGCAGCCAGTCAAGCACACGACAAGCTAACCTCGCCTTAGCTGCAGAAGAAGCTGCCATTAAAGGAAGGGGGGAGGGACGGAGGTGCAGGTATAAACGAATGCGGGCAACTCGTGAGAGGAGTCTGCCCAGAAGCCTGATGCCACATGCAGGTGCCgtcgccagccacttcacaccaTGTGGGCATTCAGCGGGTGCGACATGCCAGGTTCTGATTATTCACCCAAGTCGGTGATGGAGTTCAGCAAATGTCCTCTCACACTTGCCCTTTGTGGTCCTTTGGAATcttcaaataaacagaaatgtggAATAAGGGAGCCAAGCCCCCAAACCCCCATTTACGCCAGATGGTACTCCATGATGGTTGGTTTCCTCGGTTCCGTGGGGCTGAAGTGTGTGTTCTGGGCAGGTCGAGCAAGGAGGAGTCTGGGAACGAAAGTGGAGAGGTGCTAACCCAGCGTCCAGAAGATGGTGGCTTAGGAGGAGATCAAACACAACATGCCACCCTGCCTCAAAGGAGCCCAGCAGTTCGTCACAGGGCCTCCAGGTGGTTTATGTTGATGCCAGGGTGTACAAGTCGGCCATCACGAAGACACTGTGTGCCAGGCGGAGGGAACATCGTGGCATGACTCAAGTTTTCCTCATCTTTTGCCTTCCTGTTCATGGACTGAAGATCAAGTTGTCTGGCCACAGGACCAGAAGACATGTTTGAGAGCCAAAGGTGGCATTTGACCAGGAGGACCTGATGGCAACTGTAAAGTGTGCTGGTTTGGGgtcctggtcagctcaccatcctAGAATCATTGATGTAATGTGAGACCACCTGTCAGAAGACTGGCACTCAGCTGAAAGTGGCCCTGCAACATGACAGTGACCCGCAACATACCAGGTGGGCAGTTTGTTGCAGCAGTTAGGGTCTGGACTTCAGACCCTGGGGTcgcaggttcaaatcccacttctgacaccaatgtggCCCTGAGCGAGTCGCCTCACCTGCCTGCACACCAATTagtgaaacaaaagaaatgttaaaagtgGCATcggtcaaataataataagataataaaaataataagtaataaggaAATGGACCTGTCCGGAATGGTCTGCTGTGGGGGGATTTGAAATGGGCTGAGCACCCAAGAGACCCCTCAAACGTCCCCCAGCTGAAGGAATTTGGCATGGAGGAGTGGGAACCTCTTTGTCCCAGTTGGTGTCGGAGACTCCTGGGCAAGCCTGACGGCTGGCAGAGCCCAACGTTCATCAACCTCAGTGATACCCCCTTTATCTGTAGACGCTGTTAAAATGAAGGTCAGACCTTGACATGGCCACATATGTTTCAAGAGAAAACAAACCTTTCAGGGggggtacttactttttcacacgacttTAGTTAGACAAGCTTAAGTGCCCTCACAGAAAGCAGAGTCCGACTTTAGGGATGTCAAGTTGGCATTGATTAAGGTGCCATGGTGGGCTGTGTGTTTGTATTCTGCAAGGTGTGCCACCCAGTGGAGAGCCAGGCTGACGTGTCCTCTTAGTGTGAACCGTCACCGAGCCACACGCAGGGTGGCACGCCTGTCCAGTTTTGCTCATTTGGGATAAGTTGAGGggcttttttcacttttctggTACATAACTGACCTGGCAGGACGTCACTCCACAGCAGGACAAGTGACTCGTGTGCACAAGTGGTGTGGATGAACATCTGGACAGTTGGGACAGAGACAGGCCACCCAGCCCCTTGAACTCCTCCATCCCATCTGAGGGTCCCTAAAGTTGAGCACGCTGGCTCCACCCATGTGCCCAGCTAGGCTATCatcatcttattattattagccaGGCTCGCTCCGAAGTTTTCAAATGGATGGGCTTGTGCTTTTAGGTGGGAGTTTTCCAAATTTCCTCGCTGTGTACGGAGCACTCAGTTTGGAGGAACCTCCTTGAAGTGCGAGTGTGCCACATCTGGACAGAGTCGGTCCACGGGAGGCCGTGAGGTGACACAGACGGGAAGGTGGGATGCTGGTGTGTTTGTGGCCCAGCTCACTGGTGACTGTGACATTCTTAAAGCCACCTAATTGCAGGTCTGCTTGTGGTGGGTGGTGCCCATCCCTGCAGCACTTGGTACACTCCTCGGCCCGCGCTCGTGCCAACTTTAGTTACCCTGCCACGAAATCCCCTGCAGCTCTGCATCTGTTAATTGGTGGCTTTGTGTGCTCGATGGACCCCCCAGTAGAAGTGAAGGAGCGTGAAGATGGCAGGTAGGCCTCGGTTTCCAGCTCTctgaatttctttctctctctttgtgtTTGCAGCCGGAGAGGATAAACCCCGAGTTGAGCCAGAAAGGATACAACGTCAAATCAGACGTCTGGAGCCTGGGAATCACCCTGGTAAAGCCTTGTGCCCGTATGGTGTGGTGAAGGGTGGTGGCACAGGGGGTGctgctcttctgtgttgtgctgTGCTCGGGTGTGGCTGCCCTCGGTGAGGCCTGAGCCTTTGCTGCTGTGCTGATCCCCTAAAGTGCAGCTGAGGATTTGAGGTTTTATCTGTTGGCGTTGACTTCTTGACACCTTCAAGGCGTCCCAACCAAAGCCATTATATTAAATTGATCGGGGGGGGGCTTCTCTTGTGTCCCATTTGCCTTGAATTTATCTTAGAATTAGAAGACCCCTGCAGTAATGGCGGGTGATCACCCGATGCGCCC
It encodes:
- the map2k6 gene encoding dual specificity mitogen-activated protein kinase kinase 6 isoform X2, with translation MDKKEARMRRKPNLKISDEVFKQKEPEPVPPRNLDSRTFITIGDRNFEVQADDLVSLSELGRGAYGVVERVRHAQSGTIMAVKRIRATVNTQEQKRLLMDLDISMRTVDCPYTVTFYGALFREGDVWICMELMDTSLDKFYKKVIEKGKIIPEDILGKMAVSIVKALEHLHSKLSVIHRDVKPSNVLINNEGHVKMCDFGISGYLVDSVAKTMDAGCKPYMAPERINPELSQKGYNVKSDVWSLGITLIELAILRFPYESWGTPFQQLKQVVEEPSPQLPADRFSKEFVDFTAQCLKKNPAERMNYLELMDHPFFKIHDAKESDVASFVKEILGDEQN
- the map2k6 gene encoding dual specificity mitogen-activated protein kinase kinase 6 isoform X1 translates to MSKNTARMRRKPNLKISDEVFKQKEPEPVPPRNLDSRTFITIGDRNFEVQADDLVSLSELGRGAYGVVERVRHAQSGTIMAVKRIRATVNTQEQKRLLMDLDISMRTVDCPYTVTFYGALFREGDVWICMELMDTSLDKFYKKVIEKGKIIPEDILGKMAVSIVKALEHLHSKLSVIHRDVKPSNVLINNEGHVKMCDFGISGYLVDSVAKTMDAGCKPYMAPERINPELSQKGYNVKSDVWSLGITLIELAILRFPYESWGTPFQQLKQVVEEPSPQLPADRFSKEFVDFTAQCLKKNPAERMNYLELMDHPFFKIHDAKESDVASFVKEILGDEQN
- the map2k6 gene encoding dual specificity mitogen-activated protein kinase kinase 6 isoform X3 — protein: MRRKPNLKISDEVFKQKEPEPVPPRNLDSRTFITIGDRNFEVQADDLVSLSELGRGAYGVVERVRHAQSGTIMAVKRIRATVNTQEQKRLLMDLDISMRTVDCPYTVTFYGALFREGDVWICMELMDTSLDKFYKKVIEKGKIIPEDILGKMAVSIVKALEHLHSKLSVIHRDVKPSNVLINNEGHVKMCDFGISGYLVDSVAKTMDAGCKPYMAPERINPELSQKGYNVKSDVWSLGITLIELAILRFPYESWGTPFQQLKQVVEEPSPQLPADRFSKEFVDFTAQCLKKNPAERMNYLELMDHPFFKIHDAKESDVASFVKEILGDEQN